The following proteins are co-located in the Candidatus Methanogranum gryphiswaldense genome:
- a CDS encoding aminotransferase class I/II-fold pyridoxal phosphate-dependent enzyme has translation MKTKIKASRRALGMDYAIREVVVPADAAEKNGKKLYKLNIGDPNKWDFETPEYFKNTLREAVDNTDNGYGDSQGNLNLREAIVQREREKHGVKITSNDVYVTAGLSECINVLMATLIEPGDEVLVPGPGYPSYAQYTNFYEGKIVPYEQIEREEWRPDIDMMRDRITDRTKALVVINPNNPTGAVYSEKDLRAIGDIAAEYNIPLISDEIYDKIVFKGNFFSLSRLPDDVPRIIMNGFSKVNLMPGWREGYCYFMDKNGLMDEIREGMMKQFRVRICPNVPCQEAARASLQGPQDYIVDMNRKLKERADFTYKRLNEIPGISTRRAMGALYMFPKVELGNTWKSDKDFVFDLIKEEGVVFVHGSGFCKEFGQSHFRTILLPPMETLEEAYDLFEKFMVRHQ, from the coding sequence ATGAAGACTAAGATAAAAGCTTCCAGGCGTGCGTTGGGAATGGATTATGCGATTCGTGAAGTAGTAGTCCCAGCCGATGCTGCCGAGAAAAACGGCAAGAAGCTTTACAAACTTAACATAGGTGACCCAAATAAATGGGATTTTGAGACACCCGAGTACTTCAAGAACACACTGAGAGAGGCCGTGGATAATACCGATAACGGGTATGGGGATTCCCAGGGTAACCTCAATCTCAGAGAAGCGATAGTTCAGAGAGAACGTGAGAAACACGGAGTGAAAATAACATCGAACGATGTCTATGTCACGGCCGGACTCAGCGAATGCATAAATGTGCTAATGGCAACTCTCATCGAGCCAGGAGACGAGGTGCTCGTTCCTGGGCCAGGGTATCCATCCTACGCACAGTATACGAATTTTTACGAGGGAAAGATCGTACCATATGAGCAGATCGAAAGAGAAGAATGGCGTCCAGACATCGATATGATGCGCGATCGCATTACCGATAGGACAAAAGCACTGGTGGTCATAAATCCAAATAATCCAACCGGTGCAGTTTATTCTGAAAAAGATCTGAGGGCTATCGGTGACATCGCAGCAGAATACAACATTCCCCTCATATCGGATGAGATCTACGATAAGATCGTATTCAAAGGTAATTTCTTTTCATTGTCCAGATTACCGGATGATGTTCCGAGGATAATCATGAATGGTTTTTCCAAGGTCAATCTTATGCCTGGATGGAGAGAAGGATATTGTTACTTCATGGATAAGAATGGGCTCATGGATGAGATACGTGAGGGCATGATGAAACAATTCCGCGTCAGGATTTGTCCCAATGTTCCTTGTCAGGAAGCGGCGCGGGCATCACTTCAAGGACCTCAAGATTACATAGTCGATATGAATCGCAAACTCAAGGAGAGGGCTGATTTCACATATAAGAGGTTGAATGAGATCCCAGGGATATCCACAAGAAGGGCAATGGGTGCGTTATACATGTTCCCCAAGGTAGAACTTGGTAACACCTGGAAGTCTGACAAGGATTTCGTATTCGATCTCATAAAAGAAGAAGGGGTCGTATTCGTCCATGGTTCTGGATTCTGTAAAGAATTCGGGCAGTCTCACTTCAGAACTATCTTGTTACCTCCGATGGAAACTTTGGAAGAGGCGTACGATCTCTTTGAGAAGTTCATGGTAAGACATCAATGA
- a CDS encoding DUF1275 domain-containing protein, with amino-acid sequence MSSYPVDERVRDILVVVLACGAGCMDAFAILALGGVFIFALTGNTIFMAISIVDGNYVKLLTTLIVFAAFIPGTLLGTKMLKSSEPGQCWNSQMTKAMSLEAGLIFIFFVLLYLRGDNTEFASLVLPIAVSSFAMGLQFSITSRLAVKGAMVIMITGMLIKLFNEMVFPDIKEKVEIPEKKAITGTKRPLSENTSRFFGLVWISFFVGALLSALLIRVNLLLPVIFILAMEILILLFVTVGRKKMESTH; translated from the coding sequence GTGAGCAGTTACCCAGTGGACGAACGTGTAAGGGACATATTAGTTGTTGTCTTGGCATGTGGTGCTGGATGCATGGATGCATTTGCCATATTGGCCTTGGGAGGGGTATTCATTTTTGCCTTGACAGGCAACACGATATTCATGGCGATATCGATAGTGGATGGTAATTACGTCAAGCTACTCACAACCCTCATTGTATTTGCTGCATTTATTCCAGGTACTCTTTTGGGTACAAAGATGTTAAAATCATCAGAACCAGGGCAGTGTTGGAATTCTCAGATGACCAAAGCCATGAGCTTGGAAGCTGGTCTAATTTTTATTTTCTTTGTTCTGCTTTATTTGCGTGGCGACAATACTGAATTTGCATCATTGGTACTTCCTATTGCCGTCAGTAGTTTCGCAATGGGCCTCCAATTCTCAATCACCAGTAGGCTGGCAGTAAAGGGAGCGATGGTCATCATGATAACAGGGATGTTGATCAAGCTCTTCAATGAAATGGTCTTTCCAGATATCAAGGAGAAAGTAGAGATACCAGAAAAAAAGGCAATCACAGGTACAAAGAGGCCATTATCTGAAAACACATCCAGGTTCTTTGGTTTAGTATGGATATCGTTCTTCGTTGGGGCTTTACTCTCTGCTCTCTTGATAAGGGTAAATTTGCTTCTTCCAGTAATTTTCATACTAGCAATGGAAATTCTGATACTCTTGTTTGTGACGGTCGGAAGGAAGAAAATGGAGTCCACCCATTAA
- the cysS gene encoding cysteine--tRNA ligase: protein MSLMIHNNLTNKKEEFISIEPGKVKMYVCGVTVYDDIHMGHARSMIVFDMIARYLRYSGYDVTHVTNFTDVDDKIIIKANKEGIDPLELSTRYIEEYFKDAAKLGIKKADIYPKASESMDDIIAMVQGIIKNGYGYTTPDGSVYFSVRKKQDYGKLSNRKIEDMESSGRITQDEQKKDPLDFAVWKAAKPEEHCSWSSPWGEGRPGWHIECSAMIRHHLGETIDIHGGGNDLIFPHHENEILQSEAATGKPLANYWIHNGMLQVKGASNSKEEKMSKSLGNFFRVKDVTEKFDKYTIRFYFLNTHYSSPLVYGEDMLNEAQVALKRLWNNYQDLQSYAKTGPEGNSDICDMIEGSRARFKDAMDDDFNTRAAIEEMFQLARTTNKAMGERKLTKKDAEKILSLMGEFNEILGILPEGEQKDDDAFDSLMNILIELRKELRSRKQYELADMVRDKLAAAGYKLEDSADGVKWKRI, encoded by the coding sequence ATGTCTTTAATGATCCACAATAATCTGACCAATAAAAAAGAAGAATTCATTTCGATAGAACCTGGTAAAGTCAAAATGTACGTGTGCGGGGTCACCGTATACGATGACATTCATATGGGCCATGCAAGAAGCATGATCGTATTCGACATGATAGCCAGATACCTCAGATATTCAGGTTACGATGTCACTCATGTAACAAATTTCACTGATGTTGACGATAAGATCATCATCAAAGCCAACAAAGAAGGTATCGATCCTCTCGAGCTGTCTACAAGATACATAGAAGAATATTTCAAAGATGCCGCGAAACTTGGTATAAAAAAGGCCGATATTTATCCTAAGGCCAGCGAGAGCATGGATGATATAATCGCCATGGTCCAAGGGATCATCAAGAACGGTTACGGTTACACAACACCAGATGGCAGCGTGTACTTCTCAGTTAGAAAAAAACAGGATTACGGTAAACTCTCGAACAGAAAGATCGAAGACATGGAATCCTCGGGACGCATAACACAGGATGAACAAAAGAAGGATCCTTTGGATTTCGCAGTATGGAAAGCAGCTAAGCCTGAGGAACACTGCAGTTGGAGCTCACCGTGGGGAGAAGGCAGGCCAGGATGGCATATTGAATGCTCAGCTATGATCAGACATCACCTGGGTGAGACAATAGACATACATGGTGGAGGGAACGACCTTATCTTCCCCCATCATGAAAATGAGATATTGCAATCCGAAGCGGCAACAGGAAAACCTCTGGCTAATTACTGGATACATAACGGCATGTTGCAAGTGAAGGGTGCAAGCAATTCTAAAGAAGAAAAAATGTCAAAATCCCTTGGCAACTTCTTCAGAGTTAAAGACGTGACTGAAAAATTCGATAAGTATACGATTCGTTTCTACTTCCTAAACACCCATTACAGCAGCCCCCTGGTCTATGGAGAGGACATGCTGAATGAAGCACAGGTCGCACTCAAAAGATTGTGGAATAATTACCAAGACCTTCAATCCTATGCAAAGACCGGACCCGAAGGCAACAGCGACATATGTGATATGATCGAAGGATCCAGGGCCAGATTCAAAGATGCCATGGATGATGATTTCAATACCCGCGCAGCTATTGAAGAAATGTTCCAATTGGCACGTACGACCAATAAGGCCATGGGAGAGAGGAAACTGACCAAGAAAGATGCAGAAAAGATCCTGTCTTTGATGGGAGAATTCAATGAAATCTTGGGAATATTACCTGAAGGCGAACAAAAAGATGATGATGCTTTCGATTCTTTGATGAATATTTTAATCGAACTACGTAAAGAACTCAGATCACGTAAACAGTATGAACTTGCAGATATGGTCAGGGATAAACTTGCCGCGGCAGGATATAAACTAGAAGATTCCGCGGATGGTGTGAAATGGAAGAGGATCTGA
- the ribH gene encoding 6,7-dimethyl-8-ribityllumazine synthase — translation MAKYKLGMVAAEFNYDVTMMMIERAKAEAEFLDVQISKTIMVPGVFEIPLAVQTMLEKTDVDAVITIGAVIKGETDHDQIVISQASRQIADLSLKYNKPVAFGITGPNMTQLQAVDRIEKGRDVVDAAVKMLKRLEKV, via the coding sequence ATGGCAAAATACAAACTAGGAATGGTAGCAGCGGAATTCAACTATGACGTTACGATGATGATGATCGAAAGGGCTAAGGCAGAAGCCGAATTCCTTGACGTCCAAATAAGCAAGACAATAATGGTACCTGGGGTATTCGAGATCCCCCTTGCAGTACAGACCATGCTTGAAAAGACAGACGTAGATGCCGTGATAACGATTGGAGCTGTCATCAAAGGAGAGACCGATCATGATCAGATAGTCATATCACAAGCATCCAGACAGATTGCGGATCTTTCGTTGAAATACAACAAACCTGTCGCCTTCGGAATTACAGGACCGAATATGACTCAACTCCAAGCTGTAGATCGTATTGAAAAAGGTCGCGATGTAGTAGATGCGGCAGTAAAGATGCTGAAAAGATTAGAAAAAGTTTAA
- the cysE gene encoding serine O-acetyltransferase has protein sequence MRIDPDDLKAVMERDPAIINEEDAIKFHTGLHAVCMYRESHELWLQGKYMEAREINFKAHQLTGCDIHPGATIGKGFFIDHATGVVIGETAIIGNDVTLYQGVTLGGVSANKGKRHPTLGNNIVCGANATVLGNITIGDNVRIGAGSVVLKDVPPNCTVVGVPGKIILKDGVKHDPLKHNDLPDYISDRVQQLECEIEALREAIKQLQEASNLQDLADLSIPKNSTFKKE, from the coding sequence ATGAGAATAGATCCCGATGACCTAAAAGCAGTGATGGAACGCGACCCTGCGATCATCAATGAGGAAGATGCAATCAAATTCCATACTGGACTGCATGCTGTATGTATGTACAGAGAGAGTCACGAACTTTGGCTTCAGGGAAAATATATGGAAGCTAGGGAAATAAATTTCAAAGCACATCAACTAACAGGGTGCGACATACACCCTGGTGCAACAATAGGCAAAGGATTCTTCATTGACCATGCAACAGGTGTGGTCATCGGTGAGACGGCCATTATCGGCAATGATGTCACACTCTACCAAGGAGTGACATTGGGAGGTGTGTCTGCTAACAAAGGAAAAAGACATCCAACTCTCGGAAACAACATCGTCTGTGGTGCTAATGCGACCGTCCTCGGTAACATAACGATAGGTGATAACGTCAGAATTGGGGCTGGGTCAGTCGTCCTGAAAGATGTTCCACCAAACTGCACTGTGGTCGGTGTGCCTGGAAAGATCATATTGAAGGACGGAGTAAAACACGATCCTCTAAAACATAATGATCTACCAGACTACATATCAGACCGCGTTCAACAATTGGAATGCGAAATAGAGGCATTACGCGAAGCTATCAAACAACTTCAAGAAGCATCCAATCTTCAAGACCTTGCAGATTTATCCATACCTAAAAACTCCACATTCAAGAAGGAATGA
- a CDS encoding phosphoadenosine phosphosulfate reductase family protein, with translation MGSIRLGKNHLRWCFECNLPILETDKCPVCGSRTKEMELTPPADSRPAFDNDIQHIRGVIDGLFGEGSGKEVIPEGHLVILNKSPAIDRMDEVLVDGCVVGTMRYDVGRGWQFIIRLQGAIRLEGKLKRAYVVCDPGAIKFIQESKNLMGPGIMDAHPDIKNGDEVIIVDPDMKVIATGIAKMSVEDMLKQEKGVGVKTRWYKPEEFITPGAPHTWDDAVEANRAVMDKRIVEAMGFMRNTMVKYDLPTVVSFSGGKDSLATLLLSIDAGLDIPAMFIDTGLEFNETVEHVHDVCQRHNIKLIEEKAPVDAFFGNLVQFGPPAKDFRWCCKTNKLGPMVSAINKNFPNGVLSFIGQRKYESEARNAKPRVWQNPWTPGQIGASPIQNWSAMHIWMYIFMRKEPYNIWYTKGLDRIGCFLCPASDLAEFDIVRSADRYPQWDKFLDDYTKENELPAEWKDYGLWRWKSAPQSIRDEIKRITGKDVPELTKKTNKSISGPVGIKIQEGYSPCTMGYSIEAALSRPIDLHKLKPFTHALGWVINHNEEENYLEADYVTFYGDGAIISKAYVENDAKQHMNEAFQLVVRAEQCVGCGLCVARCKPGALYIEDGKVAIHEDECIFCKDCYGPCPAVKFGNNDPEEFDQ, from the coding sequence ATGGGATCTATAAGACTTGGAAAAAATCACCTCAGATGGTGTTTTGAGTGCAATCTACCTATTCTCGAGACAGATAAATGTCCCGTTTGCGGGTCCAGGACAAAAGAGATGGAACTCACACCACCGGCAGATTCCAGGCCAGCATTCGATAATGACATACAACACATAAGAGGGGTCATAGATGGTCTTTTTGGAGAGGGCTCGGGTAAAGAGGTCATCCCTGAAGGTCACCTGGTCATACTAAACAAATCTCCTGCGATAGACCGCATGGACGAGGTACTGGTGGATGGCTGTGTTGTCGGCACCATGAGGTATGACGTCGGCAGAGGATGGCAATTCATAATACGCCTACAAGGCGCAATACGTCTAGAAGGAAAATTGAAAAGAGCATATGTGGTCTGCGATCCAGGAGCCATAAAATTCATACAGGAGAGCAAGAACCTCATGGGTCCAGGAATAATGGACGCGCATCCTGATATCAAGAACGGGGATGAGGTCATAATTGTAGACCCCGATATGAAAGTGATAGCTACAGGTATCGCCAAAATGTCCGTTGAGGACATGCTCAAACAAGAAAAAGGAGTCGGCGTAAAGACCAGATGGTACAAACCCGAAGAATTCATAACACCGGGTGCCCCTCATACATGGGATGACGCTGTTGAAGCGAACAGAGCCGTCATGGATAAAAGGATCGTAGAGGCCATGGGCTTCATGCGGAACACAATGGTGAAATACGATCTTCCAACTGTTGTCTCCTTCTCTGGAGGAAAGGATTCACTGGCCACCTTGCTTCTGTCCATAGATGCAGGATTGGACATACCTGCTATGTTCATAGATACGGGACTTGAATTCAATGAGACCGTGGAACATGTGCATGATGTCTGCCAAAGACATAACATAAAATTGATCGAAGAAAAAGCACCAGTGGATGCTTTCTTTGGCAACTTAGTACAATTCGGTCCGCCCGCAAAGGATTTCAGATGGTGCTGCAAAACGAATAAATTAGGACCGATGGTATCTGCAATAAACAAGAATTTCCCCAATGGCGTCCTATCGTTCATAGGACAAAGGAAATACGAATCTGAAGCAAGAAATGCTAAACCTCGCGTATGGCAAAACCCTTGGACACCAGGACAAATAGGGGCATCTCCGATACAGAACTGGAGTGCCATGCACATCTGGATGTACATATTCATGCGCAAAGAGCCTTACAACATATGGTACACCAAAGGGCTGGACAGAATAGGATGTTTCCTATGTCCTGCATCAGATCTTGCTGAATTCGATATCGTAAGGTCTGCAGACAGATATCCCCAATGGGACAAATTCCTCGACGACTACACAAAGGAAAATGAGCTTCCCGCAGAATGGAAGGATTATGGACTGTGGAGATGGAAATCCGCTCCACAATCTATTCGCGATGAGATAAAAAGAATCACTGGAAAGGATGTGCCCGAATTGACCAAAAAAACAAATAAATCTATCAGCGGCCCTGTCGGTATAAAGATACAGGAAGGATACTCACCTTGCACTATGGGCTATAGCATAGAAGCCGCACTGTCCAGACCAATCGACCTTCATAAACTAAAACCTTTCACACATGCATTGGGATGGGTAATAAACCATAACGAGGAAGAGAATTATCTGGAAGCAGACTATGTCACATTCTACGGTGATGGAGCCATAATATCCAAGGCCTATGTAGAGAATGACGCAAAACAACATATGAATGAAGCATTCCAACTTGTGGTCCGTGCCGAACAATGTGTAGGATGTGGACTATGTGTGGCCAGATGTAAACCAGGTGCCCTTTATATCGAAGATGGCAAAGTCGCCATACATGAAGATGAATGCATATTCTGCAAGGATTGCTACGGACCATGCCCAGCAGTGAAATTTGGTAACAATGATCCGGAAGAATTCGATCAATGA